The region TGTTTGTCGCAAACGCATTCTACGATAAAGCACTATGTACAATATTTTTGAATATGCTGTAAAGTGATAAGTTTTTATTTGTGTAATAACCTGAGAAAATATCAGGCACTGTTAGTCATAGAAAATAGCCGCAACTTTCCCGTATTACCAGTTCGTATGGTAGATATTCTTGACTGACTGCAATAGGTTCATTCTGCATGAGGGCCAGCAGTTTCTGGAATGCAATCCTTCCCATCATCTCCTTGGGCTGACGTATTGTGGTAATCGCTGGTTCCCATACAGAAGAAAGATCAATATCATCAAAGCCGACAACAGCACAGTCTTCAGGAACACGCAGTCCCTGATCTTTTAATGCTTTCATAGCACCAATTGCCATTGTATCACCTGCGGCAAATACAGCGGTGAATTTTTTTTGTTTTGCCAGTAATGTCCACATCTGATCATAGCCGCCCTTGATGGCGGGTTCTCCGTAACTGATCAGTTCATTATCAACAGGAATTTTGTGTTCTTCAAGAGCAGAAATATAACCGTTGAGACGATCCTGATAAGGCATCTGTAAAGGTGATACAGTGAGGTGTGCAATCTCGCGGTGTCCAAGCCGGATAAGATGAGTCATAAGCGCTTTTGAAGCAGCCATATTATCAATGGAAACGCTTGGTATTTTGTAATTGGGTACGCATTGCACTACCATAACTAAAGGGTATCTTTCCGTAATCAGTGTTTCTAGCTTTTGTGTCATATTAGCGGATAGGGAAATGATTCCGTCCACCTGCCGCTGCTTAATTGCCTCAATGTAATGCTTTTCCAAGGACGGCTGGCTCTTTAAATCAGCAATCAGCATTTGATATCCTTGCCGTTCAGCTTCCGTACCGATACCTGATAATATTCCATGAAAAAAGGAGTTTTCTATATTAGGAACAATAACAATGACAGCTCTTGTTGTCTGAGTCCGAAGCTGACGTGCAAGAACGTTTGGCTGGTAATTCATTTCTTTGATTATCTGAAGTACATGTTCCTTTGTTGCCGGTTTGACAAGATCGGGGTTACTGAGCACTCTGGATATGGTTGCAACGGAAACTCCTGCGGCATTCGCTACATCTTTTATGGTTGGTGCATTCATATTTATCCTCCCAAGAAACAAAAATTGAAAAACGCATTTATATGGAGCAGAACTATTTTTTAATGATAAATACTGTAATCGATTACATTTTATAACATTAAAGTTGGCATTGCAAGAAAAACATGCAAAATAATTTAAATTGCTATTTGACATGACTGTAATCGATTACAATTTAAAAAAATCCGAACAGATATTAACAAAGCTAAATATAGTAAAAAGTAACAATAAATACAAAATAATATCAGCAAAAATAACAATTGACAACAATATAAATATCCATTAAGCTATAGACATAAATTGTAATCGATTACAGTATAATTCGATAAGGAGGGCAAGATGACTTTTAAAAGGTTTGATTCTGTGGTTGCGTGGATTGAGGACATTGTTTCTGCGTTCTGCCTGGCAGGGATTGTGGTGATCGCAGCGGGAAGTGTATTTGGGCGTTATGTTTTACATACAGGTTTTCTATGGGCGGACGAAGTGAACCAGATGCTGCTTGTCGCCATGGGCATGTTTGGGAGTGCAAGAGCAGTGCGTTCCAATGGTCATGCGGAATTCACCTCTTTTATTAACAACCGGAAATCAAGAACGGCGCGAATTGCAATGCGGGCTGCAATCAATATACTTACGATTGTGTTGCTGGTGTTCATGTTCGTGATTTCAATGCAGTTTACCTTAGGCGGAACCATGAAGAGTACGGTACTTCGTATTCCGAGAATGTATTTTTACATGTCAATTCCCATGGGATTCGGGCTTTGCATTTATGAGTATCTGAAGGTGGTCAAGACAAAGATATTAACGGACGCAGCGTCCGAGAATGAATAGGAGGAAACATAGATGGGAGAAGTAATTGCGCTCCTGGTCATTTTGACCTTTGTTTTTATCATTGCAGGTATCCCGATTTACATCAGCCTGATGTTTACCGGTTTGCTCAGCCTTGTGGCACTGGCATCATCCACAGCAACTCCTCTTGCCACACTGGTTATTCCACAGTCTATTTTTAACGGCATAGGAAGCCTGCCCCTTTTGGCTATACCGTTTTTCATGCTTGCAGGTGAGATTATGAACCGGGGAAAGATTACGGAGAAGCTGATTCGGTTTGCAATGCTGCTGATTGGACGCCTGCCCGCCAGTCTTGGGCTTTCCAGTATTGTGGCGAGTATGTTCTTTGGCGGCATTACTGGTTCCGCACAGGCAAGTACCTCCTGCATGGGCGGTATCCTGATTCCCGCCATGAAAGAGGAGGGATACCCCACAAAAGAGGCGGTTGGAATTATTGCTGCGGCTTCTACCTGCGGGCCAATTATCCCGCCGAGTATCATCATGGTTGTATTTGCCACCGCGGTTGGGTGTTCGGTTGGAGCAATGTTTATGGGAGGCCTGATACCGGGGATTCTGGTAGGCTTGATACTGATGATTGTATTGCTGGTCCGTAATCACATGTATCATTTTCCGAAGCACGATGAACGGCTGAGCCGCAACGAAGTTGTGAAGGTTGCTCTTGATGGTATCATCCCATTGGGCATGCCGGTTATCATTGTGGGAGGTATCATGGGAGGTGTATGTACTCCTACAGAAGCGGGCGCCATTGCGGTTGTTTACAGTCTGCTGGTCAGTCTTTTTGTCAGCCGCACCTTAAGGCTTCGGGATATCTGGTCTCTGCTGCTTGCAACGGTTAACAGTGCGGCACCATTGCTGCTGATTATTGCCTGTGCCCGGATATTCAGTTACGGTCTGACAGCGCTCCAGATGCCGGTTATTGTGAATGACCTGATTCTTTCCTTAACAAGTAACAAATATGTATTTCTGATGCTTGTGAATATCCTGCTTCTTATTATGGGAATGTTCATGGATGGAGGAGCGTCTGTTATTATCCTTGCTCCGATTCTGGCTCCAGTTGCGGCTGCTCTTGGTATCAGTACAATTCATTTTGGTGTTATCATGGCGCTTAACCTTACCATTGGTAACATTACGCCTCCGCTGGGATACTGCTTATTTATAGGAAGCAGAATTGGAGATATTACGGTGGAGGAAGGCATCAAGGGCATTATTCCATATCTAATTGCAGAGATTGCCGCATTGCTGCTGATTACCTATATCCCGTCGCTGGTCACCTATGTTCCGGTGATGCTGGGATACAGTGTGGTATAACCGTATAAGGAAATTAATTGTAGGAGGAGATATATATGAAGTTTAGTGCCTGTACCGCGGCCTTTGGCATGGCGGATCTGAAAAAAATTATTGATACTTCGGCAAAGCTGGGATATGATGCCGTGGAGCTTACCGCGGCCCTTCACCTGCCGGTGGAATCCACCCCGGAGCGCCGAAAAGAGGTTTTAGGCTGGATTCATGATGCAGGAATTGTTTGCAGCGCCCTTCACTATATTTTCGACGGAACCATTCGGCTTTTGAGCACGGATTCGGAGATGATGAATCAGTCTGCCGCCTATTTGAAACAGGTAGTGGATGTTGCATATGATATGGAATGCCCTACCGTTATAGTGGGAAGCGGCGGAAAGACCAGAAGCTTTGAGCCTGACTGGGACAGGGAGGCAGGAGTGAAATGTATGGCTGAGGTAATACGCCGGGTTGGTCTGTATGCCCAGGAAAAAGGGGTTACCCTGGCGGTGGAGGCAATTAACCGGTATGAAACCAACTTCTTGAACACATTGGAAGAAGCGGTAAATTTTGTGAATATGGTGAACCTTCCAAATGTGCGTACCATGGCGGATACCTATCACCTGAATATAGAAGAAGTAAATCCGGCTGAAACCATCCGCAAATATGGACATACCCTGGCAAACCTGCATCTTGCGGACTCAAACCGCCAGGCGCCGGGAGATGGACACTTTGACTTTGCGTCTGTGGCGGAGGCGCTTCGGGAAGTGGATTTTAAGAGGTATTGTTCCTTTGAGGTATTTGGGCTTTATCCGTGGAAACTCTGGTATGACACCTTTGAAGAGTCGGTTGAACATATGGGCAACGGTATTAAATACGCCCGTTCTATTTTTGGATGAATTATGCTGTAGTCAGATACCGGGACATACGTCCGGAGGTATGGAAAGGATAGATATTATGAGAAGAGTGGCATTGGTTGATTATGGGAAATTAGTATTACAGGATAACTGCGGGGACATTAAGGCCCTTGAGCCGGGAACAGTTAAGATTGATGTAACGGCCTGCAGTATCTGCGGAAGCGATATCGCGCTTTACCGTGGAAAACGTTCCCTTGAGAATGAAAGATATTTCGGGCACGAGTTTTCCGGCGTGGTAGCAGATCCTGGCGATGGCGCAAATGGTATTAAGAAGGGTATGCGCGTGGCAAGTGAGCTTTCCAGGGCCTGCGGACACTGCTGGAATTGCCGCAACGGGCTTCCCAATTATTGCAGGAGCATGAATGATGCCCTTCTGCCCGGAGGATTTACAGAGGAAACCCTGGTGTTAAATACGCCGGAATACAGTTTTATCAGCCCTGTTCCGGATACCATTGATGATATTACCGCAACTCTGCTGGAACCAACCAACTGTGCTTACCACGTGGCGCGTCGGGCTGATGTGAAGCATGGGGATACGGCGGTTGTCTTTGGCATGGGACCCATGGGGCTGATTGCGGCCCGCATTATAAAGAGCATGGGCGTAGATGTGGTTGTGGGAGTGGATAATAGTAAGGCGCGTCTGGAAAAAGTGCAGAGTCTTGGATTTATTGATGTGATTGACAGCAATGACGGGAATTGGCAGGACCAGATATTTGAAATGTGCGGTTCAAAGGGTGTGGATGTGATTATTGAGCTTACAGGAGCGCTCCCGGTCCTTCAGAGCGCGTTCCAGGTGGTCCGGCCGGGAGGGCGCATCGTGGTGGGCAGTGTTTACAGCGGCTTTGCAGACCAGGTAGAGCTTTTGCCCATTATGCGCAAAGAGCTGACCATTCTGGGCTCCAAGGGCCCGTATCCACATTTAAAGACAGATGGTACCAGCGCGGCAGTTGATATTCTGGTGAGGCTTCAGGATGACTTAAAGAAGCTGATTACGGTTTATGATTATAAGGATGCCCTTAAGGCGTTTGATGACATGATGTCTGGTTTTGCAATCAAGCCAGTTATCCGGTTTCGATCATAAAAAAATTGAATGATAGAATAATTTCAGGAAAAGGAGATTTTGTAATGACAAACAAAGAGCATGTATTGAAATATGGAGGAAAGTTTAGTATCAGCGGCGGTGAAGTGTGGACAATGCCAAATGGACACGATGTTCATTTCGCTTTAAATCCAAAGATGGGATGCCGCGGAGCAAATATCGCGGTTGGATTTCATAAGCCAGGTAAGGAATTTGCGCCCCATAAGCATCCCATTTCTGAGGAAATCCTCATCATCCACAGCGGTAAGGGTGAGTGTTACCTTTATGACAAGTGGATTCCGGTTGAGACAGGAGATATTGTGTTTGCGCCTCCCGGCGTCCTGCACGGCACCCGCAATCCAGCGGAAAATACAGAGGACTTTGTAACGCTTGGTATCGCGACACCGCCCCAGCTTGACCTTTACCTGCGCGCAGGCTATGACATACTGGAGGATAACTCCGGAGAATATGTGGAAGAAGTATAAAGAGGAAATTGGAGGAAAGAAAAATGTTCTTTGATACATATAGTGAAATGTTAAATGATACGATTGATGGCCTTAAGAGAGAGGATATACAGAAACTGTTTGATTTGATTGAGGAGACTAGGAATAACGGAAAACATCTCTTTGTGCTTGGCAATGGTGGAAGCGCGGCCGCCGCATCCCATTGGGTATGTGATTTTGGCAAAGGAATTAACAGAGGAGATTCCAAACGCCTGAAAATTTTTTCACCGGCAGATAACGGAGCAATTTTCAGCGCTCTTGGTAATGACTGTGGATATGAGACAACGTTTGTTGAGCAGATGAAGAATTTTCTGGAGCCGGGCGACCTGGTATTAACCTTTTCTGTTTCAGGAAGCTCATCAAATCTTGTGGAAGCTCATAGGTACGCAAAAGAGATTGGTGCAAAAACAGCCTGTGTTGTTGCGGATAAAGGTGGTAAGATAATCGGCATGTCCGATTTTGCAATGATTATCCCATCTGAGAATTATGGTATTGTTGAGGATATTCATGTAATTCTGGGACATGCAATCTCACAGCAGATTTATGCAGACAATGTGGGGGCGTAAGGCATATTGGAGGATGAAGATATGTATATTGCGGCACTAGACATTGGCGGAACAAAAACCATTGTTGCTATACTGGATGAGAATGGCGGAATTTTGATACAGGAAAGTTTTCCGTCCATTGTCGCAAGATATGAGACGCATCTGGAATTGTGCGTACAGGCAATGAAACGTCTGATGCATCGGACTGAGTTACAGGCAGAGGACTTTACCGGACTGGGGGTGTCGCTTCCGGGAATTGTGGACAACGAAAAGGGAATTCTGCTTTACGCACCTTATGCAAACTGGGAAAATGTGGAAGTCGCGGGCTATTTGAGTAAAAACCTTGGGATTTCAAGGGTGCGGTGCGAGAATGATGTCAACGCCTGCGCCATTGGCGAAAAGCGGTTTGGACTGGGAAATAACTATACGGATTTCATATGGATGACAGTGAGTACAGGCGTGGGCGGCGCCGTGGTGGAAGGTTCAAAGCTGGTGCGGGGAGGCCTTGGTTTTGCCGGTGAGCTGGGACACTTAAAAGTTGAATATAAGTCGCCGGCTCATTGTCCCTGCGGTCAGTATGGCTGTCTGGAAGCACACGGTTCCGGGACGGCGCTGATACGGGAAACAAGGAAGCGCAGGCTTACATCGCCTGCATTTGCAAACGCGCTGGATGAGATGGGGTTAAAGCCGGATGGGGCCGGATGCGCGGCCCTTGCCAGGGCAGGAAACACAGATGCCATGGATATTATGAATCAGATTGGTACATATCTAGGACGCGGTATTTCCTATTGCATTAACATTTTAAATACCCAGGCAGTTGTGATTGGGGGCGGTGTTGCCTCGTCCCTTGATCTTCTGCTTCCATCCATCCGCGTTTCCGTACAGCAAAATGCTTTTAAGCAGATGCAGGATATTGATATTGTAAAGACTCCCCTGGGTTATGAAGCGGCCCTTCTCGGCGCGGCGGCCCTGGTTCTGGAGCAGTAAGGGCATAAAAGTAATATAAGACAGGAGGAGAGAACGGACATGAAACGATTAAAAGCAGCGGTAATCGGTTCTGGGTTTATCGGAGCGGCGCATGTGGAGGCGCTAAAGCGGGTGCCTGGTGTGGATGTTGTGGCCTTGGTAGATATTGTGGATCCGGCGCAAAAGGCTGAGGAACTGGATGTTCCAAATGGATTTTCAGACTACCGGGAGATGATTGAAGCGGTAAAGCCGGACTGTATCCACATTTGCACACCAAATCATACGCATAAGGAAATTGCCCTCTACGCATTCGAACACGGGATTCATGTAATCTGTGAGAAACCAATGGCAAGGAATGCCGGGGAAGCAAAGGAAATGCTGGAAGCGGCAAGGAAATGTAATCTTATCCACGGGATTAATTTACATAACCGGTTCTATCCCGCCAACCATCAGCTGCGCAATATGATTCTGGATGGGGCTCTGGGCAAAATATATGGCGTTCATGGAGGATATTTACAGGATTGCTTTTCACAGGAATCGGATTTTAACTGGCGTATGTTGTCCTCGAAAGGCGGAAGTACCCGTGTCACATCGGATATTGGTTCCCATTGGATTGACCTGGCGGAGTATGTAATTGGAAGTAAAGTAAAAGAGGTATTTGCGGAGTTCCAGACCAATCTGCCGGTGAGAAAGATGAGTGTGGCAGGAGAGTTAAAGGATATGGAGGTGGATACAGAGGATACTTCTTACGTTATGATCCGCTTTGAGAATGGAGCCGTTGGCAGCGCTGTATTTTCCCAGGTGTATCAGGGCAGGAAAAACCAGACTACGATTCGGGTATCGGGTTCGGAAATTTCTGCTGAATGGGACAGCGAAGCCATTGGTGATTTGAAGCTTGGGTACAGGAATGAACCCAACCGCCTGCTGACAAAAGACCGTGGGCTGGCTCATCCGGATACCGCGCCGATCATTACCTATCCGGGCGGTCACACGGAGGGATTTCCGGATGCTTTTAAACAGAATTTTATAGCTGTCTATGGAGCAATCCGTGGAACGAAGCCCACTAATCCATACGCAGACTTTGAGGATGGGCTGCATCAGATGCAGGTTCTGGATAAAATATTTGAAAGCGCGAAAACGGGCCGTTGGATCAGTGTTAATTAAAACGGGAGGAAACAATCAGAATGAAGGTTGGCATTGTAGCGAATATTATGCAGGACAAAACGCTGGCAGAGGCCCTGGATTATTTTCGAAAAATGGGAATCCAGACAATAGAGCCGGGATGCGGCGGATACGCAGGCAAGTCCCATGTTAATCCCACTGTTTTGCTTGGTGACAAAGAAAAGATAGATGAATTTAAGAGGATAATAGCGGATTCGGGTTTGACCATCAGCGCCCTTTCCTGCCATGGTAATCCCATTCACCCGGATCAGGGAATTGCAGCCGCCCATGACGGGGATATGCGGGACACGGTACGCCTTTGTAAAGAACTGGGACTGGACACAATTACCTGTTTTTCCGGATGCGCCGGAGACTGTCCGGATTCAAAATTCCCCAATTGGGTGACCTGTCCCTGGCCGGATGATTATCTTAAGATTTTGGATTACCAGTGGAATGAGGTATTGATTCCATACTGGAGGGAGTTTGCTGCTTTTGCAAAAGAGAATGGCGTGACGAAGATTGCATTAGAGCTGCATCCGGGATTTATGGTTTATAATTCTGAAACCTTAAAACGGCTCCGGGGGGAGGTTGGAAGGGAGATTGGGGTGAATTTTGACCCAAGCCATCTTCTTTGGCAGGGAATGGACCCTGTTTCGGTGATCCGTGAGCTTAAAGACGCAATCTATCATGTACATGCCAAGGATGTTAAGGTGGACTTAATCAACACCGCGGTCAACGGAGTCCTGGATACCAAACATTACAGCAATGAAATTAATCGCTCCTGGATATTCAGGACCATTGGTTATGGCAATGATACGGCTTACTGGAAAAATATTTTTTCCACACTGCGTATCATTGGATACGATGGGGCGGTCAGTATTGAACATGAGGATAGCCTGATCAACCGGTTCGAAGGCCTGGAAAAAGCGGTCAGGATTGTCAAAGAATCTTTGATAATGGAAGACAAAACAGAGATGTGGTGGGCGTAATTAACTAATAAAGAATGATAAAGGAGATTAACCATATGAAAAAGAATCTTATATCCATGTTACTTATAACAGCCACAGCAATCAGCCTCGCCGCCTGCGGCGGCTCTAAGGCCCCTGCTTCTGCAGGCAGCAGCGGCACATCTGCCCCGAAAGACACCGCGGCATCCGTCAATGCTTCACAAGTGGTTGTTAAGTATTCGGTAACGTATCCCTCCACCGGTACGCAGGCAGAGGGGGCGCTGAAATTAGGAGAGCTGATTGAAGAGTGCTCAGATGGGCGTATGAAGATGGAATTCTATCCGTCCTCCCAGCTGGGGGATAAGACCGCAACCTTTGAGGGCCTGGGAAACGGAACCATTGAGATGACGGAGTGCGCTGCCACGGATCTTTCTGCGTTTAATGACATGTGGTCTGTATTCTCCCTGCCGTATCTGTGGGAAAACGGACAGCAGGCCTGTGCAACTGTAATGGACCCGGCGGTCCGCGAGATGCTGGAAGCGGACGCGCAGGCCAATGGATTTATCATCATTGCGTGGACTGACATTGGAAGCCGCAGCATAATGAACCAGAAGCAAACGGTCAATACCCCGGCAGACCTTACCGGACTTAAGATTCGCTGCATGCAGGAACCGATTCTGGCGGATTCAACCAATGCCATGGGCGCAATCGCCACGCCTCTGGGTGCAAGCGAGATTTATACCGGTCTGCAGCAGGGGACCATTGACGGCCTTGACCATACCCCCTCTGTAGTGGTTGCCAATGGATGGCAGGAACTGGCCAAGCATTTCTCCCTGACGGAGCATTTCACTATCCCGGACCCGGTATTCGTAAGTAAGGTATGGTTTGACGGCTTGTCTGCTGAAAATCAGGAAGCTGTTCTGGAAGCCGGCAAGAAGTTCTCTGATGTATGGAATAATGAGATCTGGCCAGAGGCAACCGAGGATGGTATGAAGGCAATGAAGGAACAGGGCGTTGAAATTGTGGAGGTTGATAAAGCGCTATTTGAAGAGGCTGTAAAACCGGTTGTTGATAAATTTCTGGCGGATGCCAGCGAGGATCAGAAGGCGCTGTATGATTTGCTGACAAAGACACGGGAAAACTATTAGTGGGAGGAAATACGTTATGTATGAGAAAAGGCTGTGTGGGGTTGTTATTCCCACCATTACACCGATGAATGAGGATGGATCTATTGATGACGCGTCGATTGCGGATTTCACACGGTATCTGTTAGAAGCAGGTGTAAATGCCCTGTATCCCAACGGGACAAATGGCGAGAGCCTGCTCCTAACAAAGGAGGAAAGGGACCATGTGGCAGAGGTTATGGCGAACGTGAACGCTCACCGCCTTCCGTTGTTTATCCAGTGTGGCAGTATGACAACAGGAGAAACCGCATCCCACGCAGCACATGCGGTTGATATTGGGGCAGATGGGGTTGGCATTATGAGTCCTGCATTTTTCCAAATGGATGAAGAAGCGCTTTTCCAGTATTACCGTGACGTTATAAAAGGCCTTCCGGAGAATTTTCCAGTGTATATATATAATATTCCCGGTTGCACGACTAATGATGTAAAGCCTGGATTGCTGCAAAAGTTGATGGAGGAGTTTCCTAATATCGTGGGAATCAAATACAGCAGCCCGGACCTTATGCGGGTAGAAGATTATCTTGAAACAGATGGAAAAAAGCCAGAGCTTTTAATTGGCTGTGACAGCTTGTTTTTGCAGTGCCTGATGACAGGGGGCGTAGGAACGGTAACCGGGCCAGGGAGCATTTTTCATGAAAGGCTTCTTAAGGAGTTCAACACCCTGGCCAGGAATTTCCATGAAAACTATCTGATGACGGCCCGCGATTATGCAGAGTTCGGAGCTTATGAGGAGGCTGTTGCGGTTCTGTCCCAATGCGACGAGGCATGGCCCATGCTGTTTTACTACAAGGCATACTATCTGGGGAAGATGGGAAAAGATACATCCTATACTTTGTTACAGGCTTCACAGTGCAGCACGGATTACTGTTTCCCCAATAAGCTGGAGGATATTCTGGTCCTGGAATACGTGGTCAGGGAAAAATGTGAGGATGCCAATGCATATTACTATCTGGGCAACCTGTACTACGATAAAATGCAGTACGACACAGCCATAGGGTATTGGGAGCGTTCTGCTGAGTTAAACCCGGACTTTGCAATTACCTGGAGGAATCTGTCCCTGGCGTACTATAACAAGAGACATGACCCGGATCAGGCAAAGCAGGCCATGGAGCGGGCATATGAGCTGAATCCCGGCGATGCGCGGATTTTCCTGGAACTGGACCAGCTGTATAAGAAGCTGGGGATGCCGGTGGCAGAGCGGCTGAAACACTATGATATGGCCAGGGATGTGTTCATGCAGCGGGATGACCTGATGATTGAGTATGCCACCCTCCTGAATCTTTCAGAACGTTATGGGGATGCCTATGAGTTTATTATGGCTAACCGTTTCCATCCATGGGAGGGAGGAGAAGGAAAGGTAACAACCCAGTATACCGTGTCGCTGGTAGAACTGGCGCGGTCAGCCATGGAACGAGGTGACCTTGATGAGGCGGAAGAATTTCTGAAGAAGGCTTTGTACTATCCGGAGAACCTTGGGGAAGGCAAGCTGGAAGGATGTAAGGATAATCATGTAAACTATTATCTGGGTGTCATAAAAGAACGCCGGGGCGATCAGACAGCGGCAGAAGCGTATTTTGAAAAAGCCAGCGTCGGTACGGATGAACCGGCTGGAATGATGTATTACAATGACCAGCCGGCTGATATGATCTACTATCAGGGACTGGCCAAGGAAAAACTGAACCGGCCGGTAGAGGCAAAGGCAAGGTT is a window of Enterocloster clostridioformis DNA encoding:
- a CDS encoding zinc-dependent alcohol dehydrogenase, with amino-acid sequence MERIDIMRRVALVDYGKLVLQDNCGDIKALEPGTVKIDVTACSICGSDIALYRGKRSLENERYFGHEFSGVVADPGDGANGIKKGMRVASELSRACGHCWNCRNGLPNYCRSMNDALLPGGFTEETLVLNTPEYSFISPVPDTIDDITATLLEPTNCAYHVARRADVKHGDTAVVFGMGPMGLIAARIIKSMGVDVVVGVDNSKARLEKVQSLGFIDVIDSNDGNWQDQIFEMCGSKGVDVIIELTGALPVLQSAFQVVRPGGRIVVGSVYSGFADQVELLPIMRKELTILGSKGPYPHLKTDGTSAAVDILVRLQDDLKKLITVYDYKDALKAFDDMMSGFAIKPVIRFRS
- a CDS encoding sugar phosphate isomerase/epimerase family protein, producing the protein MKVGIVANIMQDKTLAEALDYFRKMGIQTIEPGCGGYAGKSHVNPTVLLGDKEKIDEFKRIIADSGLTISALSCHGNPIHPDQGIAAAHDGDMRDTVRLCKELGLDTITCFSGCAGDCPDSKFPNWVTCPWPDDYLKILDYQWNEVLIPYWREFAAFAKENGVTKIALELHPGFMVYNSETLKRLRGEVGREIGVNFDPSHLLWQGMDPVSVIRELKDAIYHVHAKDVKVDLINTAVNGVLDTKHYSNEINRSWIFRTIGYGNDTAYWKNIFSTLRIIGYDGAVSIEHEDSLINRFEGLEKAVRIVKESLIMEDKTEMWWA
- a CDS encoding cupin domain-containing protein; its protein translation is MTNKEHVLKYGGKFSISGGEVWTMPNGHDVHFALNPKMGCRGANIAVGFHKPGKEFAPHKHPISEEILIIHSGKGECYLYDKWIPVETGDIVFAPPGVLHGTRNPAENTEDFVTLGIATPPQLDLYLRAGYDILEDNSGEYVEEV
- a CDS encoding ROK family protein, with product MYIAALDIGGTKTIVAILDENGGILIQESFPSIVARYETHLELCVQAMKRLMHRTELQAEDFTGLGVSLPGIVDNEKGILLYAPYANWENVEVAGYLSKNLGISRVRCENDVNACAIGEKRFGLGNNYTDFIWMTVSTGVGGAVVEGSKLVRGGLGFAGELGHLKVEYKSPAHCPCGQYGCLEAHGSGTALIRETRKRRLTSPAFANALDEMGLKPDGAGCAALARAGNTDAMDIMNQIGTYLGRGISYCINILNTQAVVIGGGVASSLDLLLPSIRVSVQQNAFKQMQDIDIVKTPLGYEAALLGAAALVLEQ
- a CDS encoding Gfo/Idh/MocA family protein, with the protein product MKRLKAAVIGSGFIGAAHVEALKRVPGVDVVALVDIVDPAQKAEELDVPNGFSDYREMIEAVKPDCIHICTPNHTHKEIALYAFEHGIHVICEKPMARNAGEAKEMLEAARKCNLIHGINLHNRFYPANHQLRNMILDGALGKIYGVHGGYLQDCFSQESDFNWRMLSSKGGSTRVTSDIGSHWIDLAEYVIGSKVKEVFAEFQTNLPVRKMSVAGELKDMEVDTEDTSYVMIRFENGAVGSAVFSQVYQGRKNQTTIRVSGSEISAEWDSEAIGDLKLGYRNEPNRLLTKDRGLAHPDTAPIITYPGGHTEGFPDAFKQNFIAVYGAIRGTKPTNPYADFEDGLHQMQVLDKIFESAKTGRWISVN
- a CDS encoding LacI family DNA-binding transcriptional regulator translates to MNAPTIKDVANAAGVSVATISRVLSNPDLVKPATKEHVLQIIKEMNYQPNVLARQLRTQTTRAVIVIVPNIENSFFHGILSGIGTEAERQGYQMLIADLKSQPSLEKHYIEAIKQRQVDGIISLSANMTQKLETLITERYPLVMVVQCVPNYKIPSVSIDNMAASKALMTHLIRLGHREIAHLTVSPLQMPYQDRLNGYISALEEHKIPVDNELISYGEPAIKGGYDQMWTLLAKQKKFTAVFAAGDTMAIGAMKALKDQGLRVPEDCAVVGFDDIDLSSVWEPAITTIRQPKEMMGRIAFQKLLALMQNEPIAVSQEYLPYELVIRESCGYFL
- a CDS encoding SIS domain-containing protein; its protein translation is MFFDTYSEMLNDTIDGLKREDIQKLFDLIEETRNNGKHLFVLGNGGSAAAASHWVCDFGKGINRGDSKRLKIFSPADNGAIFSALGNDCGYETTFVEQMKNFLEPGDLVLTFSVSGSSSNLVEAHRYAKEIGAKTACVVADKGGKIIGMSDFAMIIPSENYGIVEDIHVILGHAISQQIYADNVGA
- a CDS encoding TRAP transporter large permease, whose protein sequence is MGEVIALLVILTFVFIIAGIPIYISLMFTGLLSLVALASSTATPLATLVIPQSIFNGIGSLPLLAIPFFMLAGEIMNRGKITEKLIRFAMLLIGRLPASLGLSSIVASMFFGGITGSAQASTSCMGGILIPAMKEEGYPTKEAVGIIAAASTCGPIIPPSIIMVVFATAVGCSVGAMFMGGLIPGILVGLILMIVLLVRNHMYHFPKHDERLSRNEVVKVALDGIIPLGMPVIIVGGIMGGVCTPTEAGAIAVVYSLLVSLFVSRTLRLRDIWSLLLATVNSAAPLLLIIACARIFSYGLTALQMPVIVNDLILSLTSNKYVFLMLVNILLLIMGMFMDGGASVIILAPILAPVAAALGISTIHFGVIMALNLTIGNITPPLGYCLFIGSRIGDITVEEGIKGIIPYLIAEIAALLLITYIPSLVTYVPVMLGYSVV
- a CDS encoding TRAP transporter small permease; protein product: MTFKRFDSVVAWIEDIVSAFCLAGIVVIAAGSVFGRYVLHTGFLWADEVNQMLLVAMGMFGSARAVRSNGHAEFTSFINNRKSRTARIAMRAAINILTIVLLVFMFVISMQFTLGGTMKSTVLRIPRMYFYMSIPMGFGLCIYEYLKVVKTKILTDAASENE
- a CDS encoding sugar phosphate isomerase/epimerase family protein — encoded protein: MKFSACTAAFGMADLKKIIDTSAKLGYDAVELTAALHLPVESTPERRKEVLGWIHDAGIVCSALHYIFDGTIRLLSTDSEMMNQSAAYLKQVVDVAYDMECPTVIVGSGGKTRSFEPDWDREAGVKCMAEVIRRVGLYAQEKGVTLAVEAINRYETNFLNTLEEAVNFVNMVNLPNVRTMADTYHLNIEEVNPAETIRKYGHTLANLHLADSNRQAPGDGHFDFASVAEALREVDFKRYCSFEVFGLYPWKLWYDTFEESVEHMGNGIKYARSIFG